Below is a genomic region from Rhododendron vialii isolate Sample 1 chromosome 5a, ASM3025357v1.
gaaattttttttcttagttacacatcatcatttatattattttactttggcccattgaatttagttttagaatacttttttgggtctcttttcttgaaaaaaaaaagaagaagatttatgactagaatgtaataaaaaaataagaaaaaaaacctagcagtagcgagactatataaattggagataaaaaaaattgccacatataataattgcattttctaaaattccaCTAGACCTCCCTTGCTTCCATCCTtggacaatcatatgccacctgCTAGCCAAGGAAGCTCGTCaacccgaaaaaaaaaagaaaaaaaaaaaaaattgattcccATAACAGATAGGGGAGCACAGTACAAGCAAAACAGTGCCGAAAACATATGAAAAATGAGCACAATTACTGACTTTGTGAACTTCAcgacctcatccaaaccaactgAATCCTGacgaaaatttgaaaatgatcATTGCCGAGACCACCTAACCTCAGTTATTTCTAGCAAAGGAAACGTTTTCAGTGCAGGGCCCAGTGTAGAAAAGTAGACAGAGCATCTTCAAATCTTCAGCAAACACTTGATTGCAGGAGTGACAGAACATTAATAAGCACATGATTGAAATAGATTTGTACCcgggaaaagagaaaaaaaaagatttgtacAAAAACATTGGATGGAGCTCGTCgagttttccattttttctttggaaaattttaaaatcagctcAGTGGGCTGATAATAGTGagagtgtgaatgtgtattaatgagtataaaaagtacatagaaCTGCGTGTTTTTCTCGTCTtatagtgtgtttatcgtcagcccattaggctgacaatagcaagaccgtttttCTTTTACGAATATGTTTGATGTTTCAATCATGTACTTATTGATGTTTGAtcaagtcaattttttgtgtaatgacaaattctacaaagtgaacaattCCGATCATTCTTGATCTCGGGCCCACAGAGGCCTAAAACTAGACCAGGAACTAGACAATGGAAATTGGACAAAAGCTGTACATGTCCGTTATTACACATCAACAAACTTTTCTATGATACGCTATAGCGGTTGCTTTTAGTGGGTGTtcggaaaaaattatttggacagatttttagattctaccatctaaaaatcagtttataatatttgtcaaaaattctacataactaatttttcaaattcacagattttggaaacctaaaaaaggaaagaaattttcaaaatttcaaagttggATTTAGATATCTTTTCGAATTCTACAatacaaattctcaaaaaaaagaatgaaattcgATCTCCTCATCTCCCAGCTGCAGCAAACAGGTTTGAACAAGGTTGTTTAACATATATTTTTACTTACCCATTTTGATGTTCCACACAAATATTTCGATTGTTTCAATttgtttggaatattttttgaagggtcCATGTAAGAAATCAATTTcgttggatatcggtaagtgctTGCTCCATGcgttatttttttggtcaatacgattagagaccaaaaaaagaacatatggatcaaacacttactGATATCCaggtaaactgatttttatagatacccttcaaaaaaaattaaataaattaaacagCTTAGATCATTTGTATGAAACCTTGAAATGATCCATACAAGGTGTTGTACACAAAATTGTTGTATGCATAGCATTTCTCATATCGATTATACATCATAGTGTACAATTTTGTCTACCTGTAAAGATCTTTCTCACGTGTTGTTCCGCTGGGAAGCTTTTTGAGGtttctacctttttttttattcaatttttttcacttttatttgccttgcgtcaaacttttgcgaattatttatttgtttcgacaagaggaatcgaaaaagtaattttttttttttaccaaatatttgtacaaatatccaagataaagtccaaaaaataatagtttgattCAAAATAAACcgatacgaaaaaaaaaattgaataaaaaaaaaagaagaagccaaaaTGCTTTTTAGAGGAACAACACCTCAGTCTCATTTTAATGACATGAATCCGTCAATTTTCTATGGGTCGACTGTAAGGGCATCTCTCAAACATTTCCTTATTAATTAGTACTTTGAGTACAAGTTTCAcgacctcatccaaaccaactgAATCCTGacgaaaatttgaaaatgatcATTGCCGAGACCACCAACCTCAGTTTTATTTCTAGCAAAGGAAACGTTTTCAGTGCAGGGCCCAGTGTAGAAAAGTAGACAGAGCATCTTCAAATCTTCTGCAAACACTTGATTGCACGAGTGACAGAACATTAATAAGCACATGATTGAAATAGATTTGTAAccgagaaaagaaaaaaaaaagatttgtacAAAAACACGGGATGGAGCTCGTccagttttccattttttcttttacgAATATGTTTGATGTTTCGATTGTGTACTTATTGATGTTCGATCAAGCCAATTTTCTATGTAATGACAAACTCTACAAAGTAAACAATTCCGATCATTCTTGATCTCGGGCCTAAAACTAGACCATGAACTAGACAATGGAAACTGGACAGAAGCTGTACATGTCCGTTATTACACATCAACGAATTTTTCTATGATACGCTATAGTGGTTGCTTTTAGTGGGTGTTTGGAAAAATTTATTTGGACAGATTTTTAGATTCTACCGTCTAAAAATCAGTTTATAATATTTGTCAAAAATTCCACATAACTAATTTTTCGAATTCACAGATTTCGGAAACCTAAAGAAGGAAAGAgattctcaaaatttcaaagttggATTTAGATAGCTTTTGGAATTCTACAatacaaattctcaaaaaattctcaaaaaaaagaatgaaattctCCTAATCTCGCAGCTACAACAAACAAGTTTGAACAAGGTTGTTTAACATATATTTTTACTCAACCATTTTGAGGTTTCACACAAATATTCCGATCGTTTCAATTTGTTcagaatattttttgaaaggtcCATGTAAGAAATCAATTTcgttggatatcggtaagtgctTGCTCCATGcgttatttttttggtcagtACGATTAGAGACCAAAAAAACGtatggatcaaacacttactGATATCCAGCTGAACTGATTTATTATAGATAgccttcaaaaaatttaaataaattaaacagCTCAGATCATTTGTACGGAACCTCGAAATGATTCAATACAAGGTGTTGTACACAAAATTATTGTATCCATAGCATTTCTGCATATCGATCATACATCATAGTGTACAATTTTGTCTACCTGTAAAGATCTTTCTCACGTGTTGTTCCGCTAGGAAGCTTTTTGAGCTTtctaccttttttttgttttttttattcaatttttttcgcttCTATTTGCTTTGCGTTGAACTTTTGcgaattatttatttgtttcaatgagaagaatcagaaaattaattttttatttttaccaaatatttGTACAactatccaagataaagcccaaacaTTAAACAATAGTTTGATTCAAAATGAAtcaatacgaaaaaaatttgaataagaaaaaaaaaagaagccaaaatgCGTTTTAGAGGAACAACACCTGAGTCTCATTTTAATGACATGAATCCCTCAATTTTCTATGGGTCGACTCTAAGGGCATCTCTCAAATATTTCCTTATTAGTACTTTGAGTACAAGTTTCATTTGAAATCACGAGGCCTTGCTTGATAGCAGTAGCGGCTTCAGGAATTCTTCGAAGGGTAAAATTTAATTTGGCATAGGGTTGAGTATAGAAGTAGGGTgaatttttaaagaattttactcaaattttgagttccagtaaaaaaaagtaatactGGTTAGAAATGCTCTTAATTAAGAGATTAATTTAAAACTTTTATCTCAATTCGATATCAATGAGTacttaatcaaaaaaaattattcttgggTCTTAAAGTAGTTTGAGCGGATTAAAATTTTCCGATCTCAGATTGAGTTTAAATTTCTACGATTTCTCAACAAATTGATTATGTCCACACGGGCGATTTTGCTCATCATGAAGCGATAAATTATTTGTGTTGTGGTCGAACAACATTACTCTGTGCGATCGGCTAATGTGGTTGCCAATCAGTGTGTGGACGCGGTTATTGAGCATACCCAACGCCACAATTGGCAAGGGCGTGGCCGGTAGCTTTGGAGTTTGCAGGAATGCTGGGAATTCATTTGTTCTTGGTCAAGGGTACGCACATTAGCACATCAAGATTTTGGGCAATGAAATGGTATGGGTGGTGGATGTGGAAGTCATTGTTGAAGATATTAGAATATATATGAGTTTTAACCTTTGTTATAAtatgtgtggcccgtgatctctTCTGGCTCGAGTCCTTCCTCCGCTGGTCCAATGTTTGCCTAGCCTTCTCCTCGCCGCCTGCAcaatgagcgcacgactaagacctggccgggggttgcccggcaaggccctccggcgagaggataagtacgTGTaggaagagaggaaagagactagggttttgagtggtTAATCGCGTATGAGCGTGCGTACCTTCGCGGAGGTGTTATCCTTCTATATTTATAGAATCTCTTTgtcttgctctccaagcacaggcatgtgccttgcacgggttAGATGACGCTATCGTGACGTCACTAAATAAATCTgataaccgttttggtgcgagCTGGCACATTCCACGTGCACTCATGGTTATCCTTTGGTGTAACCGCCTCAGCACGTGGGGCGACACGTGAGTACACAGGTGGCCGAGCCCATGAAACCGTGGGTAGCCGAACTTGAGGTTCAGCCGAGCTCGACCGCCTTGATTGCATGTGGAGGCATGACCCTGTATGTGGCCGAACCCAAACGTGGCCGAGCCCGACGTTGATCAGAGCTCGGCGATAGCCGACGTTAACTGAGAGCCGAGCTTGACTGACACCTTTGATCCAGGATTTAGATGAATGCCCCACCCATCGACGATTCTCGGCCATGGTCCAAATGTGGTCACGATAACCAGCCACAGTCGGCCAAATTTTGGTCacccacaatagcccctcaatctttGCCGTCGCCGAGCACGTGGTAGAGATTGATTTTAAGTTCAGGCCGAACCTGTTCACTGATTGCGGCTGTAGGACGCGTACGGCTATTAACCGAGCCTAATTCCTTTTAACGACCGTCGTAATATATGTCCCTCGAAAAATAGCTCCACATGTCTTTTTGCAGTTGGGCACGGTTTACGATAGGGCGGCTAGGGTACGTGAAGCCCTGCAGGGTTGTCCCATCGTCGCCACGTGTCAAGCATTGGTTGGCAGCTTGGTTCGGTGGTGCAGAGATGGGCGGGAACTTCAAATTCCCTAACCCTAGGTCTATATAAAGGGCGaagggatgagagagaaagctcacgaaccgtttctctctctaggacgCCATTGCCAGACCTCCATCTCAGGCTTCCTCAACCTCCAGCTTCGATTCAGTCCCAAATCCTTTGAAAGACTTCAGGTATACGTTCGATCCTTAGTTCTTTTTACGTTTCCATAGTTTTTATGTGCTTTCCCACTCGTTTCTTGGGATTTCTTGCTCTGTATGAACAGTGTCTCGCTGGGGATGAACAGTCCGTTCATCTCCTAGGttcaacctgttcttccgagctTCAGTAGAGGTTAGGGTTTGTCTGGCCATCATTGGAATCGACCGAACCTAATCATTTCGACTTAGCTGATGTAGACATTGGCCGAGCCCCACTTGGTTGTAGACAGGTTCGGCTGACGATGGAGTTGGCCGAACCCTCGATACTCAGTGTTGGAGATCCCCGAGTCTGAAGCCTTAGTAGGATGATACTGGGTGGGCCAGTAGGTTAGCCGACCGTAGTGAGATCCTTGCTTTTGCCAACGCCGAGGTTCCTCATTATATTCCTTCtgttttgttaggtctggctcacctgGTCGTAGTCATTTCTTCCGACTCTGAGAGCTCAGAGGACGATTCTGGGGACTTGGTTATCCGAGAATACTTGAAAAGATATAGAAGCCGACGTCAAGCTTCTTCAATTGCTTCGAATATGTCGACGGACTCTAGTGACTCTAACGCCGAGCGTAACTTTGAATACGCAGCAGATGAGTTCGATACCGAGCCTGAAATTTCGTTTTCCCAATCAACCAACTCCGAGGCCGAGCCCCAGCTGGGACCAGAGGCCGAATCTAGACTTCATTCCCAGGCCGAAGCCGCCTCTTCAGCTCGATCGGGGCATAGTGAGACTTTTTCTGAGAACAAAGAGGTCGCCGACCTCTACGAGAGGGGTCAGGTTTGTCCACATGCCCACTTTTTCAGTGGGGAGCTTGGCGAATATCAGAGCTTTTGCCGAGACTACGATATTCCTGACGATGTGGTCATCAGTCAGGTGGCCAGTAACCGTATCCGGGATAGAAGAGAGCAACATCCCGAGCACATAACAGTGCCCTTAATGGCCATTTGTGAAGCCGGACTGCGGTTCCCCCTTCATCCCTTTCTGAGGGAGCTGCTAGCTAGGTTTAGTCTGGTCCCCCATTTCTTCGCTGTCAACAGCTATAGGATTGTGATGTCAGTCATTAAGCTGAAGGAGCTTCATAACATTGAGTTTACAGTGGCCGACCTATTTCATACGTATATAATGTCTAAGCACGGTCATACCGAGCGTAGGTACCTGTCCACACGCAGGGGTAAGACGCCCCTGGTGGACGGTTTGCCCGATACCGACAAGTGGGCGAATTTTTATGTTGAAGTCAATGGAAATTATGAGTTCGGCGACCAGTCCAACCGTCGGTACGCCGTACCGAAGATAAAAGATTTCCGAGGTAGGTTTCctttaattttagttttctgcCGAACCTACTGTTGCTCTTGTGTCCTTGTTTCCCTCAATGTAGTTTGTCATCCTTTGTGTTGTTTGCAGATCATAGATCTATCACGAAAACTCAGCAGTCTTTGGCCGTTGAGAGGCATACTGAGATTTTGATTTCCCAAGCTGTTAGAGACGCGCCAACGTTGCTCGGCTACGAGCCATCATACCGAGGTAAACTTAAGAGAAGGGAAGAGGCTGGTGGGCCGAGCAATAGCGAGGGAGTAATTAAGAAGAAATCTTCGACGGGAGAGAAGCATCAGAAGAAGGGAGAGAAGAAGCAGAGGGAGCCGAGGGTGAAATTTCCTACGTTTCGGAAACCGGTAGAGTTTTGGTTTAAAGAGAGCCTACAATCCGAGCATTCAGGTGCGAATACTTCTCCCCAAACACCACCATCCGAGCACGCCGGCCAGATGGGGAGACGAAATGTCGTTCGTGTCAATCTCAGAGATGGTGCTGCGGTTCGGCAGAAAGACTCTAATGTCGCCGAGCCTGCGGagaaaagacagaaaataacTCACGATTTTTTTCCATCTAAGCCGTCAACACCGCTCTTGAGTGACAAAGACAAAACAGAATCCTCAGCCGCGGGTGGTTCCAGAATGGTTGAGAAGTCGTTGGGCTCGGCTGGGCCGGTTGGTGTTCCTGAATTTGCCCCATCTTATGCCCTTGCCGAGGGTAGGGTCGTCAATGTTGAAGACTCGGTGAAGATGGAGCCAGGATTAGCCGTTGCCGTGCTTCAAGGGCTGGCTCTTCCTCGTGATATGCAGAAGGTACCCGATGACCTTCAACCGAGCTTGGTGCACGCAAGTGCTTATTTAGTTCAGGTTTGTCCGAACGTCTTTATTTTCCTCTTGTACCGTGCCAGTTTCAAGCTTCGTTTTTTGGACATAATCGTAATTCGACTTTCTTACTTGTTGATTTTCAGGCTGGTCAAGCTCTTCTGCGTGCTTCGAATAAAGCCGAGCTTGTTTCAGCAGAAAGGTCTCGATATCGTGAAGACCTTAAGACCGAACGAGACAAGGTGAAAACTTTGAAGTCCAACTTGAAGGTTGCCAAAGCTCATGCGGCCGAGCTCGAGGCTGAGAAGGTGGAATTGGAGGAGAGAGCTAAGAAAGCCGAGCGTGAACTGGGTAAAGTTCTCAGGAGggagaagagaaagatgaaggaAGTAGATGGGAAAGCTTATCAGGCCGGGTTTGACCGGGCGGGTGCCGAGTATGTGAGGGAAGCCCGTTCCATGGTTAATGATGAGGTCAAGTCGAGAGTTCCAATTGCCTACCGAACGGGGTATAAGGACGGTGTGAAGGCCGCGTGTGCTGTTATGCAGCTGGAGCCGGACTTGAATTTGACGAAGTCGATTCCTGCACCTGTCACACCCGAGCTTGTGCTACCGTATACCGAGGAGGAATGCGCACCTCTCCCTCCTGAAGATTTTCCCGACAGTGACGATGATGTAGAAGAGGTTTCTGGTGATGAAGGTGAAACAAGGGCTACCCCACAAACTGCTGTTGGTGCCGGCGGCCAAGTTGATGACGGTTCTAAGAAAACTGTTGATGGTGATGGCGCTGATGGTGAGCAACAGAATGTCGAAGGGAATGCCGAGGCTGGAACTGGAGCTGATTTTGTCGAGGCTGCTGGAGATGCTGCTTAAGTTTAAATAGGGTCATTGCTTACTTTCATATTTTCTGTTGTAATTGCTCATTGTGGTTTTTCCTTATTTGGCCGAGGCTGCTTGATCCGAGCTAGGATTCTTCCGTGTCGTATGTAACTAGGTTTATGTAAAGCTGAACTCGAATGAAAGGATTTTGTAATGTTTTCAACCTTATGAGTTGTCTGCAACACTTGTTTCTCTCCTTTTTGAATGATGACTTCTGTGTTTGCAATGTATTGTCAGACATGTTCTTGCTTGTTCGTATCTGTTTTGGGATTTGTGGTTGACCGTAGCCCCTACTTTGGTGTatgtagcccccactttggtctaTGTCCGGCTGAAGCATATGGATGTTGGCTGTGGATTTGCCGAGCTTAGAACAAAGTAGTGTAGGAGAATTGTGGAGAGTCTGCCGAGCATAGTATTGTGTTCGGCAATTTTGTGGCCATCGGTTTGAGTGTTGTTACTTGTGTTTTGTTATTCTTTTGGTCATCTTTGCTTACATGACATATATCCGTGGCCTCCGTATGGATCTATGTACGGCTGGAGCGTATGGATATTCTCTCGTTGTTGTAGTTGATAGCTATAGATTTGCTGAGCCTGGACCAAAATTTAGTGGAAGTATGAGAGACTGCCGAGCATGTAGTTCTGCTTGGTCTTTTATGTTAGTCTTTTAAAGTGTATTGAGTGGTGGGGCTTTGTCGAGGTGCAAGCCCCTAGCTAAGTTGGTTGAGTGatatgtttgtgggtggtttgctcaccaaaatgCGAGTGTAACCAGGCTTTGGCCGACCTTAGAGTCTTGCCGAGCCGAACCGGAACCAGACTGTTTTGGTtggctcggtggacctgatgtccgttGTGCTTCTTTTGGGCAGTAATATTGGCCGAAGCGGAGGCATAgtagccgtttgtgggtgtgaccgaggtcatCGTTTGTGGTCGGCAAGTTTTGCCGAAGAAAAgcacagaacaaaaaaaaatttttttttttttttttttttttttttttttttttttttttttgaagtttgcaAATGACAACTGTAAGacaatttttctttgatttcccaAACATGGAAGTACAAGTTGAAATAAAAATACTTGTGCCGAAGCCAACTTAAAGGAAGAGAGTGTAGAcagtggccgaacatgaggcaCACTGTTCGGGATTTCAGCTACATGTACGCCTTCTTGagattctgtgcattccatgggttagttagaactttcccattcatgtcctccagcacgtaggcaccttcaccagcaaCTTTTACGATTCGAAAAGGCCCCTCCCAATTgggcttgaatttggttttcttGCTGGCTTGCACAACTTTTCTCCAAACCAAATCGTCCggcttgaattttttgattCGCACGCCACGATTATATCCCTTGGCCACCTGTTGCTGGTAATCAGCAAGGTGCAGGCGAGCGTCATCACGCTTCTCTTCTGCCAAAATTAGCTCCTGTGCGATGGCGTCGTCGTTTGT
It encodes:
- the LOC131327138 gene encoding uncharacterized protein LOC131327138, translated to MGRRNVVRVNLRDGAAVRQKDSNVAEPAEKRQKITHDFFPSKPSTPLLSDKDKTESSAAGGSRMVEKSLGSAGPVGVPEFAPSYALAEGRVVNVEDSVKMEPGLAVAVLQGLALPRDMQKVPDDLQPSLVHASAYLVQAGQALLRASNKAELVSAERSRYREDLKTERDKVKTLKSNLKVAKAHAAELEAEKVELEERAKKAERELGKVLRREKRKMKEVDGKAYQAGFDRAGAEYVREARSMVNDEVKSRVPIAYRTGYKDGVKAACAVMQLEPDLNLTKSIPAPVTPELVLPYTEEECAPLPPEDFPDSDDDVEEVSGDEGETRATPQTAVGAGGQVDDGSKKTVDGDGADGEQQNVEGNAEAGTGADFVEAAGDAA